A section of the Lutra lutra chromosome 3, mLutLut1.2, whole genome shotgun sequence genome encodes:
- the LOC125094703 gene encoding hsc70-interacting protein-like has product MDPRKVSELRAFVKMCKQDPSVLHTEEMRFLREWVESMGGKIPPATHKTKSEDSIKEEKPDSKKAEENIKTDEPSSEESDLEIDNEGVIEPDTDAPQEMGDENVEITEEMMDQANDKKVAAIDALNDGELQKAIDLFTDAIKLNPRLAILYAKRASVFIKLQKPNAAIRDCDRAIEINPDSAQPYKWRGKAHRLLGHWEEAAHDLALACKLDYDEDASAMLKEVQPRAQKIAEHRRKYERKREEREIKERIERVKKAREEHERAPREEDARRQSGAQYGSFPGGFPGGMPGTFPGGMPGMAGGMPGMAGGVPGMAGMPGLNEILSDPEVLAAMQDPEVMVAFQDVAQNPANMSKYQSNPKVMNLISKLSAKFGGQA; this is encoded by the coding sequence ATGGACCCCCGCAAAGTGAGCGAGCTTCGGGCTTTCGTGAAAATGTGTAAGCAGGATCCGAGCGTTCTGCACACCGAGGAAATGCGTTTCCtgcgggagtgggtggagagcatggggggtaaaataccacctgccactcataaaactaaatcagaagacagtatcaaggaagaaaaaccagatagtaagaaggcagaggaaaacataaagacagatgAACCATCAAGTGAGGAGAGTGATctagaaattgacaatgaagGTGTGATTGAACCAGATACCGATGCCCCtcaagaaatgggagatgaaaatgtagagataaccgaggaaatgatggatcaggcaaatgataaaaaagtggCTGCCATTGATGCCCTAAATGATGGTGAACTACAGAAAGCCATTGACTTGTTCACAGATGCCATCAAACTAAATCCTCGCTTGGCCATTCTGTATGCCAAGAGAGCCAGTGTCTTCATCAAATTACAGAAGCCAAATGCTGCCATTCGAGACTGTGACAGAGCTATTGAAATAAATCCTGATTCAGCTCAGCCTTATAAGTGGCGTGGGAAAGCACATAGACTTCTGGGCCATTGGGAAGAAGCAGCACATGATCTTGCCCTTGCTTGTAAACTGGATTATGATGAAGATGCTAGTGCAATGCTGAAAGAAGTTCAACCGAGGGCCCAGAAAATTGCTGAACATCGGAGAAAATATGAGCGAAAACGTGAAGAGcgagagatcaaagaaagaatagaaagggttAAGAAGGCTCGGGAAGAACATGAGAGAGCCCCGAGGGAGGAAGACGCCAGACGACAATCAGGAGCTCAGTATGGCTCTTTCCCAGGTGGCTTTCCTGGGGGAATGCCTGGTACTTTTCCTGGAGGAATGCCTGGAATGGCAGGGGGGATGCCTGGAATGGCAGGGGGGGTGCCTGGAATGGCGGGAATGCCTGGGCTCAATGAAATTCTTAGTGATCCGGAAGTTCTTGCAGCCATGCAGGATCCAGAAGTTATGGTGGCCTTCCAGGATGTGGCCCAGAACCCAGCGAATATGTCAAAATATCAGAGCAACCCAAAGGTTATGAATCTCATCAGTAAATTGTCAGCCAAATTTGGAGGTCAAGCATAA